The sequence GATGTTGAACCAATTGGCTAGTTGTCTAAGGTCACACTAAACCAGGGATTTACCAGAATTATACACTGGAGTTCTTGTTGCCTAATTTCTATATGCCTCATCACTCAGAAGAATTACCTTGAAGAATTATGATAATAACTCATGAAGAAAGCTAGACTATTCTGGAGTTAGGGAATCATATTATTGAAATGATATTGATGATCATCTACTTCAACATCCTCACTTTACAGACAGGAAACCTGAGGCCCCAAAAGGTGATGTAACTTAATTGTTTAAATTCACACTTGTAGACACTATAAAGCAACAATGGGAATTTAGTACTCCTTATTCCAAGTTCAACCATCTTCGATTACTTGAGTATAACAGCTATCCATAACTGCTATTTCAAATTTTTGAGCTTATAAAAAGCCTCGATGTTTTCACTGATAATTATTAACAATTCATTCACTAACAAGAAATTACCCAGTACCTAACTATATGCCAGCTCCTGTACTTGGTGCTAAATGGATACTTACTATATGCTGGGCACTGTATTACCAGCATTTTCACATGTAATCCTCGCACTATTGTTATAAAGTAAGCACCGTAACTATCtctattttaaggattaaaattcAGTAAGATTAAATAATCTGCCCATGGTCTTCAATGAGGAAATGCCTTTATAAAAAGtagatggtggggggagggtataggtcagtcatggagtgcatgcctagcgtgcccaaggtcctaggttcaatccccagtacctccattaaaaattaataaataaataaacctaactaccctccccccaaaagtagATGGTGGCTTTCTGCTACAGGTACTGAAGACTCTGTGGTACCCCCTGGCTATGGGCCTCAAGGTGACCCAGAACGTGAGCAAGCcaaggcacagctgccagcagggCACCTCACCAAGCACAGCAAGTTAGTGCAGGGCGAGACCTGAGTTGTGCCCTCACAGGAAGAGCTGAGCAGTGTTCTGGATGCCATGAGGAGAGGAAGTGGCTGCTGAGGACTAAACCCCCTTCTCACTCTGTGCATAATAAAacctttgcaggaaaaaaaaagtaaagtaaatggtataatctcacttataaaTTTATCCtaataaaaatctcatttttgttttaaatattacaaCTCTGTGTATGATTTCATTTGAAAGAAGGGCTCTATTGttaaaaaagaagtttgaaaaacCATAGAGCCTGACATAGCACCTAACACTGACCATACAGGAAGTGCAGAACTTGGTACTGGCTTAGAGGTTGGGAGTTCCTTTTGGAGggcttaatatattttttaaattacactttCTAAGATCCCAGAACAGACATCTGAAGTAATTTCGTGAGGGCCAACAGGAAAGTaatcattcaaataaataaaagacaaggGTTCCAGTACCATATAATAAGTTTTGGTCTGAATATTAAATAAGGTCCAAAGTAGAGGAATGCATGGGTTCTCGTAAGTATTACTCACCAAATTGTACTACAGTACTGGTTACCTACTTTCAGAGCATAAAATCTCTGTGGTATAagatcaaattaattaaaactttcATTTATTGTCTTTCCCAGCAGGAATTCCTTTATCTTTGATTGCTAAATAGATTTTACAAGGCCCACAGAAAAAACCCAAGTATTAAGCAGTGCTACTATTagggagattttaaaataaactttgtaaataaaTAAGAGCCTAACAACACTCTTAAAAGCAGCAATCCCCCTCAGAGCAACCTATAAGGAAAGGAGAACCATGAAAAAACTGGAGCataaatttttaagaagaatATTAACTTTAACAAGTGGGCTACTGCTTTGGGAAATATTTGTATAAGAAAACCAAATCAagcaacagtttaaaaaaatctacctttCCCCATTATACAATGTGTTTTTATTCTAGCTATAATTTTGATGATATAAATCAGAGACTAAGAAAAATGGCACTCTGGTAAGTACACATTCATAGCAGAATTAACCACATGCAGTATTTCTAATGTAAACGATTACCTGAGAAGTCTGCCAGAAGTCTTGCTAGGATATGCTTGTTTACCAGTTCAGTCTTGTTAAGGTTGGAAGTAATATCTACCCTAGTAGTTTCTTTCATAACAGTGTACTTCTTGGAAATCCCAAGATCAGATTCAGTCTTGACATCTTTGTGTTTTAGGACATCATATGATCTCTGTGGCCATGAAGATTCTGGAGAGAATGTTAAAGTCTGCTTGTGCATTTCTTCAGAAGGAGATTCTACTTTATCCTGTGCAGAAGCTGACTCCTCAACCTTCCTTTCACTCAACTCTTTAAGGGCTTTGATTGTGAGCTGTTCCTGTTCTAAGTCGAGAGATGCTACTGGAGTACCTTGGGTAGGGAGAACATCCAAAAGCTCACTTCCATCTGTTTCTTTGCTCTGTTCATCATATTTGATTTCTGTATCTTCAATTTCAGAACCACTTGACTCACTTTCATGCAAAGTTTCTACAGGAAGGGTTGTTTTAAAGTTCTTAGTTTTCTCTAATGTTGCTTCAAAGGTATTTCCTTCACCTTTAATTACTattcctttctctctggtttctgtaAAGGCTGCTAACAGGTCCTCTGGGGAAGAATCATCTATATCTTTAACACTTTTTTCATGCAATGACTCCAAATAAGCAGAGGTTGTCACATTTAGTGACAATTCTGTCTTATCATTAAGAACATTTGGAGATGCTGATGAAGGCAGTTTTGGGTTCTCAGTTGCAACAGGCTTTTCAGGAGCAACTACACTCATACTGTCTGACTGCTTCACATCTTCCAATGTGACATTCATATCAGGTACTTGTGAGCATGCTGCCTCACCAGCTGGACTCTTTTCAAGAATATCAGACTGAACTTGTCGTGGCTCAGAGTCATGGATCAACCTTTCAAAGTTTTCATATGTTCTGTTTTCCCTATTACAACCAACAGtctctttgatttctctttcatCTGTTTTTACAACACCACTTGGAATGGAAACAGGTTTTTCGGCCTGAAGTTTGTTGCTTTCAAATGAAATATCTGCTATGATGTCCTCTATTACTGTGTCATCAGACTCACCAGAACTATCAGCCTCTGTCACTTCTCCCAACACAGAAGTCGGCCAGTTCATTTCACCTTTCAGGTGACCATCAGGTAAAATAACTTTCACTGTGGCCACTCCAGAACCCAGAGAGACACATTTCTCCAATGGAGATCCAGATAACTCTGAAAGTGTGTCATCTCCTTTCTGCACATTGCCTCGCACACCTTTGATACTGATTTCCTTTGTGGAATTGAGACAGTCTGGCATAGCATTTTCTTGTGGGATAGAGGTTTCTGCCCAATCACCTGTTGATTTAGGGACAGTAGTGCTCCCATTAATAGAACAGACAGGAATTTTCTGGTGAGTGCCAGTTTTGATATTTACAACTGGAATTTCTGAATTATATTCACTCACTGTGATGTAGTCAGATTTATCGCTCTGTTTCACTTGGGGAACGAAATCCCAAGTCAGTATCTCATTAGTAAAGTTATGCATATCATTCACACATCTAGACACCGCCTCCAATGCTGCAGTGGTGTGTGAAAACTGTCTAGTGAGGAATGCAGAGGTTGGGTAACGTCCTGCTTCTTTATTTCTCAGTGGAAATACTTTGTCATTAGACTCCAAAATGTCTGCAGGTGATTCTCTATCAGTGTGCACTGCCCAGCTACCGAAATCACTTGTGCTCTCCTTATATGCATCTTTAAATTCTTTATCAAATGCTGCTTTGTCAATAATTACTTCAAATGGTGATTCAGGGGAATCCTTTTCCAAAATATCCCCTCCTGAAACTTCAGAGGGGGACAATGAATATGCACAAATGCCTTCTGGTTTAGATTGCTCAGTGGGTGCTTTCTGGGCTGTTAGCAAAGTGAACTTGTCATCGGCATCCAAGGCAGTTTTATCGTCCTTACTTGGTACCTCATTTGGGTTCTTGGATTCTTGATCTTTATTTATTTGCTGTTCCATTTGACCAGTTTCCTTTAAGAGAAAGGCTGGATGATCTGGGAAACTGGCTGGAATGGAAGGACGGTTACAGTGAACTGCTTCTGCAACAGATACTGGGGAGTCTGCTATGTCTTTACTGGTCCCCTGAGGCTTGTCCATCTTTTTCACATCTAGAAGAGCCAAACAGTCTTTTCCTTCTTTGGCTAAAATAGGCTGGCTGCCTAATACTTTGCTTTTTTCTCCACGTAGTACTGTAAGGTCAGTGTTATGTATTTCAGAAgatgaaaaaaaggaagaagtcatAATTTCTGAAGGTGGCTCATCAGAGCAAAGAGAACTCAATCCCTCTATGGtcagaatttgaaagaaaaaaactgtttacCAGGTAAAATTACACATTAGCTAGTCAGGTCAAGCAgcatgctttttttatttttaaaatcatacacacacacacacacacacacacacacacacacacaggatgtatatatatacacacataaataaataacaaaacaataATCAACAGTTATCCTATAGGACATGCAAAAAATTGCCAGCAGTGAAACATAAAAGGCATATCATGCTACAAAttgcaaatgacaaaagatttTTATAACAAAATACTTTTCAGTCTACTTTTTCCCTTTAATGGTAAAGCATCAAGAAGGGTTTGGTAAGGTTGGAAAATCTGGGggagtattttttccttttgtttttggtagaactaTTCCAAAGAAACTATGTAATCCATACAAAACAAACAGCTTGATATTATGAAGTAATGATATGCTCCCATCTGTAGGTGGTGGAACAATTCAGAACACATCGCTTCTATAAAAATCACTGTTACAGTCTGACAATCTGAAACGGAAAAAAAGACGTGACCAGAGTCTTGTCTTACTTTCAGGAGATACAGCAAATCCCTCCTGAGCCTAAAAACCAGCCAGACTAAAACTACTCTACTCTAACCACAGGGAAGATGGTTTTCAGGTACACATGGCCTCAATGTTTTAAACTACATGGTACTGAAAAGGCTGGCCTGCTCCAAAATCTCTTGAACCAACTTGCCAATTTAAACAAAACTGAACCATGTAATTTGGTTTCCTCTATTAAGAAGAGTTAACttcaaacatcttttttttgggtatatatatatatttttattaaaaatccttttaaaacagaaaatatctttCTAAAAGTAATACATTAATTAATAAGTCTTACCAGTTTTTAATACCACGGTAGCCACTGATTTAACCACACTGTCTTCCAACTATCCAACCTAGCAACAACTGTCCCAAGCGTAGGCGTTATCTAAACACAACTGTATCTCTGCAGATGGAACAAAGTAGGTCTTAAATAAATAGTtccaaatgaatgaatcaaagatTCAGCTTGGTCAGGTGAGACCTAAGTAGGCTCAGGACAGCAATGATTTCCTTGATTTTGAATGAGTAACTGGGAAGatgtgaaagagaaaaaccttTGGCATTACTTTTATTTAGCTTATGCTCTTTTTCATGTGAGAAACTGAATAATAATTagacaaaagcaaaactatgactttattcaaaatcattttataaagatgaaaagaaattaaaaattaaatacttatgcaataaataaaatttcactattataaaaaatgtttccaaatgccACATAAAGTTTCTCTATTTCAACACGTAACATTGAAATTTGATATAATCAGATCTTTGACCTTTAGAATAGTGTAACTGCAATCTAGGGGAAAAGCCTTTGTAAATTGAGGAAAAATAAAGTCTGGTGGTACAAAGTGTATCAGTGAGACAGAAATAAGCTGTAATTCATATTTCGTTCTAATGCAGTAAACATGGTTTGTATCTATCATAAAGTATGGATACTCAGCAAGACTGGACTAAAGATAAACGAAGCTCAGTATTGCAAGTTAAAAGGTTTAAAAACCTGAAATTTAAAGAACTGTGGACTCTATTTAAatcagaaatatttcataatctgAGTTATGTGTTGTTACTGACTTTACTGGTAACTGTTTCTACCAGGAAACATTCAAAAGACTAAATCTGGATTAAGGTAAAACTGTATGGGAGCCCTTCCCTTCAAACAGGAATGGAACCCTGAGGGGAGCAAAACTGACTCCACCTCAGAGGGAATGCTCAGCTTATATGCTTTAC is a genomic window of Camelus bactrianus isolate YW-2024 breed Bactrian camel chromosome 10, ASM4877302v1, whole genome shotgun sequence containing:
- the RTN3 gene encoding reticulon-3 isoform X3, with product MAEPSAATQSPSVSSSSSGAESSALGGGGSGSPGACPALGAKSCGSSCAASFPDHPAFLLKETGQMEQQINKDQESKNPNEVPSKDDKTALDADDKFTLLTAQKAPTEQSKPEGICAYSLSPSEVSGGDILEKDSPESPFEVIIDKAAFDKEFKDAYKESTSDFGSWAVHTDRESPADILESNDKVFPLRNKEAGRYPTSAFLTRQFSHTTAALEAVSRCVNDMHNFTNEILTWDFVPQVKQSDKSDYITVSEYNSEIPVVNIKTGTHQKIPVCSINGSTTVPKSTGDWAETSIPQENAMPDCLNSTKEISIKGVRGNVQKGDDTLSELSGSPLEKCVSLGSGVATVKVILPDGHLKGEMNWPTSVLGEVTEADSSGESDDTVIEDIIADISFESNKLQAEKPVSIPSGVVKTDEREIKETVGCNRENRTYENFERLIHDSEPRQVQSDILEKSPAGEAACSQVPDMNVTLEDVKQSDSMSVVAPEKPVATENPKLPSSASPNVLNDKTELSLNVTTSAYLESLHEKSVKDIDDSSPEDLLAAFTETREKGIVIKGEGNTFEATLEKTKNFKTTLPVETLHESESSGSEIEDTEIKYDEQSKETDGSELLDVLPTQGTPVASLDLEQEQLTIKALKELSERKVEESASAQDKVESPSEEMHKQTLTFSPESSWPQRSYDVLKHKDVKTESDLGISKKYTVMKETTRVDITSNLNKTELVNKHILARLLADFSVHDLIFWRDVKKTGFVFGTTLIMLLSLAAFSVISVVSYLILALLSVTISFRVYKSVIQAVQKSEEGHPFKAYLDVDITLSSEAFHNYVNAAMVHINRALKLIIRLFLVEDLVDSLKLAVFMWLMTYVGAVFNGITLLILAELLIFSVPIVYEKYKTQIDHYVGIARDQTKSIVEKIQAKLPGVTKKKAE